In the Gossypium raimondii isolate GPD5lz chromosome 9, ASM2569854v1, whole genome shotgun sequence genome, one interval contains:
- the LOC105799941 gene encoding cis-prenyltransferase 4, chloroplastic isoform X1, which yields MPFSLHFSPTPLITAPSPLSKPFFLVPYYHTLHAPKSPLCSSMEHALTHQGKQEAFDRRPEDSQTLPLGLRRDAMPSHVAVIMDGNRRWARLRDLPVRSGYEAGVESLRKIVEICCKWGIKVLSVFAFSSDNWFRPKVEVEFLMSLFERGMQEDTGIFFRENIRISVIGDLTKLPKALQELMVNLEEATKNNTRFQLIVAVSYSGHYDVVQACQRLALKAKCGLIEPSDINVSLMEQELETNCTEFPHPDLLIRTSGEFRISNFMLWQLAYTELFFAQSLWPDFGEAEFLKALLAFQQRQRRYGV from the exons ATGCCCTTCTCTCTGCATTTCTCTCCGACTCCGCTCATCACCGCTCCTTCTCCTCTATCCAAACCTTTCTTCCTCGTGCCGTACTACCACACACTCCACGCGCCCAAATCCCCACTCTGCTCCTCCATGGAACACGCGCTCACTCATCAAGGCAAACAAGAAGCCTTTGATCGGAGACCTGAAGACAGCCAAACGCTTCCATTAGGACTACGGAGAGACGCAATGCCCAGCCACGTGGCGGTGATCATGGATGGGAACCGTAGGTGGGCCCGGTTGAGAGACTTGCCCGTCAGGTCAGGTTACGAAGCCGGCGTAGAGTCCTTGAGGAAGATTGTGGAGATCTGTTGCAAATGGGGGATAAAAGTACTCAGTGTTTTTGCTTTCTCTAGTGATAATTGGTTTCGTCCCAAA GTGGAAGTGGAATTTTTGATGAGTTTGTTTGAAAGGGGAATGCAAGAGGATACAGGGATCTTTTTTAG GGAAAACATTAGAATATCTGTTATTGGAGATCTAACTAAGCTCCCTAAGGCCCTTCAGGAACTGATGGTCAACTTAGAGGAAGCCACCAAGAATAATACACGTTTTCAACTAATCGTAGCGGTCAGTTACAGCGGACACTATGATGTTGTTCAAGCTTGCCAAAGGCTTGCTCTGAAGGCAAAGTGTGGTCTTATCGAACCCAGTGACATCAATGTCTCTCTAATGGAACAGGAACTAGAAACAAATTGCACTGAATTCCCCCATCCCGACCTGCTTATAAGGACAAGTGGAGAGTTTAGAATTAGCAATTTCATGTTATGGCAGCTGGCATATACTGAATTGTTCTTTGCACAGTCACTATGGCCGGATTTCGGAGAAGCCGAGTTTTTGAAGGCATTGCTTGCCTTTCAGCAAAGGCAGAGACGTTACGGTGTATGA
- the LOC105799941 gene encoding cis-prenyltransferase 4, chloroplastic isoform X2 gives MPFSLHFSPTPLITAPSPLSKPFFLVPYYHTLHAPKSPLCSSMEHALTHQGKQEAFDRRPEDSQTLPLGLRRDAMPSHVAVIMDGNRRWARLRDLPVRSGYEAGVESLRKIVEICCKWGIKVEVEFLMSLFERGMQEDTGIFFRENIRISVIGDLTKLPKALQELMVNLEEATKNNTRFQLIVAVSYSGHYDVVQACQRLALKAKCGLIEPSDINVSLMEQELETNCTEFPHPDLLIRTSGEFRISNFMLWQLAYTELFFAQSLWPDFGEAEFLKALLAFQQRQRRYGV, from the exons ATGCCCTTCTCTCTGCATTTCTCTCCGACTCCGCTCATCACCGCTCCTTCTCCTCTATCCAAACCTTTCTTCCTCGTGCCGTACTACCACACACTCCACGCGCCCAAATCCCCACTCTGCTCCTCCATGGAACACGCGCTCACTCATCAAGGCAAACAAGAAGCCTTTGATCGGAGACCTGAAGACAGCCAAACGCTTCCATTAGGACTACGGAGAGACGCAATGCCCAGCCACGTGGCGGTGATCATGGATGGGAACCGTAGGTGGGCCCGGTTGAGAGACTTGCCCGTCAGGTCAGGTTACGAAGCCGGCGTAGAGTCCTTGAGGAAGATTGTGGAGATCTGTTGCAAATGGGGGATAAAA GTGGAAGTGGAATTTTTGATGAGTTTGTTTGAAAGGGGAATGCAAGAGGATACAGGGATCTTTTTTAG GGAAAACATTAGAATATCTGTTATTGGAGATCTAACTAAGCTCCCTAAGGCCCTTCAGGAACTGATGGTCAACTTAGAGGAAGCCACCAAGAATAATACACGTTTTCAACTAATCGTAGCGGTCAGTTACAGCGGACACTATGATGTTGTTCAAGCTTGCCAAAGGCTTGCTCTGAAGGCAAAGTGTGGTCTTATCGAACCCAGTGACATCAATGTCTCTCTAATGGAACAGGAACTAGAAACAAATTGCACTGAATTCCCCCATCCCGACCTGCTTATAAGGACAAGTGGAGAGTTTAGAATTAGCAATTTCATGTTATGGCAGCTGGCATATACTGAATTGTTCTTTGCACAGTCACTATGGCCGGATTTCGGAGAAGCCGAGTTTTTGAAGGCATTGCTTGCCTTTCAGCAAAGGCAGAGACGTTACGGTGTATGA
- the LOC105799943 gene encoding proline--tRNA ligase, cytoplasmic produces MEKRLISLEIFLVEQVKGMLDKIQQNLFDVAKQKRDACIEVVKTWDEFIKALGQKKLILAPWCDEEEVEKDVKARTRGEMGAAKSLCTPFEQPELPEGETPFKERSWN; encoded by the exons ATGGAGAAAAGACTGATATCTCTAGAGATCTTTTTGGTTGAACAAGTAAAAGGAATGTTGGATAAGATTCAACAGAACTTATTCGATGTggcaaaacaaaaaagagatgCCTGCATTGAAGTTGTAAAAACGTGGGATGAGTTTATAAAAGCTCTTGGGCAAAAGAAACTGATCTTAGCTCCTTGGTGTGATGAGGAG GAGGTGGAGAAAGATGTGAAAGCTCGAACAAGGGGTGAGATGGGAGCAGCTAAGTCTCTTTGTACCCCATTTGAACAGCCTGAACTCCCAGAAG GTGAGACACCGTTTAAGGAAAGATCATGGAATTGA
- the LOC105799940 gene encoding vacuolar cation/proton exchanger 3, with translation MASLHEPWLVENGLKGSSKEIRHGRTAHNMSSSSLRKKSDLTLVSKVRYAMLRQFLANLQEVILGTKLSVLFPAIPLAIVAECYGFGRPWVFALSLLGLTPLAERVSFLTEQIAYYTGPTVGGLLNATCGNATELIIAIFALSQHKIDVVKYSLLGSVLSNLLLVLGTSLFCGGIANIAREQKYDRRQADVNSLLLLLGLLCHSLPLLFRMSGASAALTADPTLQLSRASSIVMLIAYVSYIVFQLFTHRQLFEAPEEAEGDDDGISEEEPVIGFWSGFIWLVGMTVVISLLSEYVVETIEDASDTWGISVSFISIILLPIVGNAAEHAGAIIFAFKNKLDISLGVALGSATQISMFVVPLCVLVSWIMGINMDLNFNLLETGSLALSIIAVAFTLQDGTSHYMKGLVLLLLYIVIGACFFVSKTPLNQVNITNSGAELATILRA, from the exons AGGACTGCACACAACATGTCGTCTTCGTCGTTGCGGAAAAAATCGGACCTGACGCTTGTTTCCAAGGTTCGGTATGCAATGCTTAGGCAGTTCCTCGCCAATCTTCAAGAGGTCATATTAGGGACCAAGCTCTCCGTTCTCTTCCCAGCTATTCCATTGGCCATTGTTGCTGAGTGTTATGGATTTGGAAGA CCCTGGGTGTTTGCATTAAGTTTACTTGGACTTACACCATTGGCTGAACGAGTCAGCTTTCTCACCGA GCAAATTGCTTATTACACTGGTCCAACAG TGGGAGGGCTGTTGAATGCAACATGCGGGAATGCAACCGAGCTGATCATAGCAATTTTCGCACTAAGCCAACATAAAATAGATGTGGTCAAGTATTCCCTTCTGGGTTCAGTCCTATCGAACCTGCTTTTGGTTCTTGGGACCTCTCTCTTCTGTGGCGGTATTGCCAACATCGCAAGGGAACAAAAATATGATAGG AGACAAGCGGATGTGAACTCTCTCCTTCTTTTGCTTGGATTATTGTGCCATTCGCTGCCATTGCTGTTCCGTATGAGTGGAGCATCCGCTGCTCTCACAGCCGACCCAACGCTGCAGTTGTCAAGAGCAAGCAGCATTGTCATGTTGATTGCATACGTGTCATACATAGTCTTCCAACTATTCACTCACAGGCAGTTGTTTGAAGCTCCAGAG GAAGCAGAAGGCGACGACGATGGAATATCAGAAGAAGAGCCAGTAATTGGATTTTGGAGTGGGTTTATATGGCTAGTTGGAATGACTGTTGTCATTTCTCTCCTCTCTGAATATGTTGTAGAAACTATTGAG GATGCCTCGGATACTTGGGGAATTTCTGTAAGTTTCATCAGCATTATTCTGCTACCCATTGTTGGAAATGCAGCAGAACATGCAGGAGCAATcatttttgcttttaaaaataAGCTG GATATTTCTTTAGGTGTTGCATTAGGGTCTGCAACTCAGATTTCCATGTTTGTG GTCCCACTCTGCGTCCTTGTCTCTTGGATTATGGGCATTAACATGGATCTTAATTTCAATCTCCTTGAAACTGGCTCTCTCGCTCTATCCATTATTGCTGTTGCCTTCACTTTACAG GATGGCACTTCTCACTACATGAAAGGCCTGGTTCTTCTACTGCTCTACATTGTTATTGGAGCTTGCTTTTTCGTATCTAAAACACCTCTAA ACCAAGTAAACATCACAAACTCGGGAGCTGAACTTGCCACAATCCTCAGAGCTTGA